The proteins below come from a single Erythrobacter sp. SG61-1L genomic window:
- a CDS encoding MFS transporter — MTQRDRAVALLLLASLNAFGFIDRVVVALVAEKIKAEFLVSDLEIGLLGGTAFALVNTLASVPIARLAEYARRSSVTAGFLLLGSVFTALMAASASFTQLLGARLGMAVGSAATEAPPHSMISDMYPPEKRASAISIFMLGVPVASLLGSFLGGAIAENYSWRSTFLFFGVAGGAISLLCILFLKEPARVTVAPAIEAGGKPSAWQVLTAMMGSSTIRFLLMGVTCISLGSFGVNTFLPAFFSRSYGLDAAQAGLVFGIISGFASLVGTLLGGFASEHFARRDQRWLLGFPALGSVIGAPLFVIGLVSGQLAIAIPVMLAGSFFFYTAMGPAIATLHGNLDSWSRATGSALFLLIVHLVGQGAGPPLVGTVSDTASSMIYGGDFAAQCAGAAGQVPGSACAAASAGGLQMAIGIFAMFFALGGIALFFAARARHRAEAAA, encoded by the coding sequence GTGACGCAACGTGACCGTGCAGTGGCCCTGTTGCTGCTTGCCTCGCTCAACGCCTTTGGCTTCATCGACCGCGTCGTGGTCGCGCTTGTGGCGGAGAAGATCAAGGCGGAGTTCCTTGTCAGCGATCTGGAGATCGGCCTGCTGGGCGGTACAGCCTTTGCTCTGGTCAATACTCTGGCCAGCGTGCCAATCGCTCGGCTGGCGGAATATGCGCGGCGGTCTTCGGTGACGGCGGGCTTTCTGTTGCTCGGCTCCGTTTTTACCGCGTTGATGGCGGCCAGCGCCAGCTTCACGCAATTGCTGGGCGCGCGGCTGGGCATGGCAGTGGGCAGTGCCGCCACGGAAGCCCCGCCCCATTCGATGATTTCCGACATGTACCCACCGGAAAAGCGGGCTTCGGCGATTTCCATCTTTATGCTCGGTGTTCCGGTCGCCTCGCTGCTGGGTTCGTTCCTGGGCGGCGCGATTGCCGAGAATTACAGTTGGCGTTCCACCTTCCTGTTCTTCGGCGTGGCGGGCGGCGCGATCTCGCTGCTGTGCATACTGTTCCTGAAGGAACCGGCGCGCGTAACGGTGGCTCCCGCGATTGAGGCGGGCGGCAAGCCAAGTGCGTGGCAGGTGCTCACTGCCATGATGGGCAGTTCCACAATCCGCTTCCTGTTGATGGGTGTGACCTGCATCAGCCTGGGCAGTTTCGGGGTGAACACTTTCCTGCCCGCCTTCTTCTCGCGCAGCTATGGGCTGGATGCGGCACAGGCCGGGCTGGTGTTCGGCATCATTTCGGGCTTCGCCTCTCTGGTCGGCACGCTGCTAGGTGGTTTCGCCAGCGAGCATTTCGCCCGGCGCGATCAGCGCTGGTTGCTGGGATTTCCGGCGCTAGGATCGGTAATCGGTGCGCCGCTGTTCGTGATCGGGCTGGTCAGCGGGCAGCTTGCTATTGCCATCCCGGTGATGCTGGCAGGTTCGTTCTTCTTCTACACCGCCATGGGCCCGGCCATCGCAACCCTGCATGGCAATCTCGATTCATGGAGCCGCGCCACGGGCTCGGCCCTGTTCCTGCTGATCGTCCATCTGGTGGGGCAGGGTGCCGGGCCGCCGCTGGTCGGCACGGTCAGCGATACGGCATCTTCCATGATCTACGGCGGGGACTTTGCCGCCCAATGTGCGGGTGCGGCAGGGCAGGTTCCGGGATCGGCCTGCGCGGCGGCTTCTGCAGGCGGGTTGCAGATGGCCATCGGCATATTCGCAATGTTCTTCGCGCTGGGCGGCATTGCGCTTTTTTTCGCGGCGCGGGCACGCCATCGGGCCGAAGCGGCGGCGTGA
- a CDS encoding nuclear transport factor 2 family protein gives MQALREELRLLRNDLDALAAKSRKADDYVEICNLQAAYGYYVDKGRWDDAADLFAQDATLELAGRGVYVGRERVRAYLHHLPPYGRGVLYNHMQLQPVIHIDSEAGTAKGRWRSFMMVGALGAEARWGEATYENQYRRVDGQWRIALLHGYMNIYTEYEQGWHKGGVKLLRSIDGLRPDRAPTMEYEAYPEPVIAPYHYDKV, from the coding sequence ATGCAGGCTTTGCGGGAAGAACTCCGCCTCCTGAGGAACGATCTCGACGCGCTGGCCGCAAAGTCCCGCAAGGCGGACGACTATGTCGAGATATGCAATCTGCAGGCTGCCTATGGCTATTATGTAGACAAGGGCCGGTGGGACGATGCGGCGGACCTGTTTGCGCAAGACGCGACGCTCGAACTGGCAGGGCGCGGAGTTTATGTCGGGCGCGAAAGGGTGCGGGCCTATCTTCATCATCTGCCACCCTACGGCCGGGGCGTGCTCTACAATCACATGCAGTTGCAGCCGGTAATCCATATCGACAGCGAGGCAGGAACGGCCAAAGGCCGCTGGCGCAGCTTCATGATGGTGGGCGCACTGGGTGCCGAAGCCCGCTGGGGCGAGGCGACTTATGAAAACCAATACCGGCGCGTGGACGGCCAGTGGCGCATCGCCCTGCTGCATGGCTACATGAACATCTACACCGAATATGAGCAAGGCTGGCACAAGGGCGGCGTGAAACTGCTGCGCTCCATCGACGGCCTTCGGCCTGACCGGGCACCGACCATGGAATATGAAGCCTATCCCGAACCGGTGATCGCGCCCTATCATTACGACAAGGTCTGA
- a CDS encoding nuclear transport factor 2 family protein, whose product MAPIQVEDELAIRHLYARYSWALDTGDTDGYCDLFTEDAEATEETSSGELEMRKGRDEIRKLVLKFHDRPDFPGHQHQMGQFLFEPDPQGRPDRWVVRSYAWATINRPPEHPILHWCGHVRDEVVKVDGQWKIAAKDIMGWAGKVLERFETR is encoded by the coding sequence ATGGCACCCATCCAGGTGGAAGATGAACTGGCGATCAGGCACCTCTACGCCCGCTATAGCTGGGCGCTGGATACCGGCGACACGGACGGATATTGCGATCTCTTCACCGAAGATGCGGAGGCCACCGAGGAAACCTCCTCCGGCGAGTTGGAAATGCGCAAGGGGCGCGACGAGATTCGCAAGCTGGTGCTGAAGTTCCATGACCGGCCGGACTTTCCCGGACATCAGCACCAGATGGGCCAGTTCCTGTTCGAACCCGATCCGCAGGGGCGGCCGGATCGCTGGGTGGTGCGCAGCTATGCCTGGGCAACGATCAATCGTCCGCCCGAACACCCCATCCTGCATTGGTGCGGCCATGTGCGGGACGAAGTGGTGAAAGTGGATGGCCAATGGAAAATCGCCGCCAAGGACATCATGGGCTGGGCTGGCAAGGTGCTGGAACGCTTCGAGACCCGCTGA
- a CDS encoding DUF3237 domain-containing protein, protein MRLELALEMQLTLGPRMHIHMDGYTRGAVLIEAGTFHGPGISGRIVPGSGGDFPLVQEDGNGRFESQYLLETDDGAFILKRSTGIRHAPPEVVAKLLAREDVDPASYYMRMTPRFEAPAGPYEWLNRTIFVGVGQRNPNGSLFHFWKVV, encoded by the coding sequence ATGCGGCTGGAACTTGCCCTGGAAATGCAGCTCACGCTTGGCCCGCGCATGCATATCCATATGGACGGCTATACGCGCGGTGCGGTGCTGATCGAAGCAGGCACCTTCCATGGCCCCGGCATCTCCGGGCGGATCGTGCCGGGCAGCGGCGGCGATTTCCCGCTGGTGCAGGAAGACGGGAACGGCCGCTTCGAATCCCAATATCTGCTTGAAACCGATGACGGCGCCTTCATCCTCAAGCGCAGCACCGGAATCCGCCATGCCCCGCCAGAGGTGGTCGCAAAGCTTCTGGCGCGCGAGGATGTCGATCCTGCAAGCTATTACATGCGGATGACCCCGCGCTTCGAGGCGCCCGCCGGGCCGTATGAATGGCTCAATCGCACGATCTTCGTCGGCGTGGGCCAGCGCAACCCCAACGGTTCCCTGTTCCACTTCTGGAAGGTGGTCTGA
- a CDS encoding SDR family NAD(P)-dependent oxidoreductase, with translation MTMLEGKVAIVTGAGRGIGRCHALALAREGAAILVNDAGTAITGGGSDQAPATQVAAEIVNMGGQASADTSDVGSWEGPKDLVERAVTEFGRLDIVVNNAGITCYDSIASETGENWQRVMDVNLTGTAALLHWTARHWESRGPELGRAVINTSSPAGTNPPPGAISYVVSKAGVAALTMAAATELCHLGVRVNALAPMARSRMSEAIPILDEIMKVPETGLDRMAPDNVSRLMLYLSSPDCRFTGRVFGVDGDRIYLFQGMSAETVIDNGGLAWTKQALAAALETVPQRDASWMIAPDLHTQAGAPPQNVLDAFGRVARGEPVEVWKPIDRR, from the coding sequence ATGACTATGCTCGAAGGCAAAGTCGCCATTGTGACCGGTGCCGGGCGCGGGATAGGCCGCTGCCACGCGCTCGCCCTTGCCCGTGAAGGCGCGGCAATACTCGTGAACGATGCCGGGACGGCAATCACCGGCGGCGGAAGCGATCAGGCACCCGCCACTCAGGTCGCGGCGGAGATCGTTAATATGGGCGGGCAGGCCTCCGCCGATACGAGCGACGTCGGCAGTTGGGAAGGCCCAAAGGATCTGGTCGAACGCGCCGTGACGGAGTTCGGGCGACTGGACATTGTCGTCAATAATGCCGGGATCACCTGTTATGATTCCATCGCCAGCGAAACAGGGGAGAACTGGCAGCGGGTGATGGACGTCAACCTCACTGGCACTGCGGCTCTGCTCCACTGGACGGCTCGTCATTGGGAAAGCCGGGGGCCAGAACTGGGCCGCGCCGTGATCAACACCTCTTCCCCTGCGGGCACCAACCCACCGCCGGGTGCGATTTCCTATGTCGTGTCCAAGGCCGGGGTCGCAGCCCTAACAATGGCTGCCGCTACTGAGCTGTGCCATTTGGGCGTGCGGGTCAACGCGCTGGCGCCCATGGCCCGATCCCGGATGAGCGAGGCAATCCCGATCCTCGACGAGATCATGAAAGTGCCGGAAACCGGGCTGGACCGGATGGCTCCGGACAATGTCTCGCGCCTGATGCTCTACCTTTCTTCGCCCGATTGCCGTTTCACCGGGCGCGTCTTCGGTGTGGATGGAGACCGGATTTATCTGTTTCAAGGCATGAGTGCTGAAACCGTCATCGACAATGGCGGTCTGGCCTGGACAAAGCAGGCATTGGCCGCAGCGCTGGAAACAGTGCCGCAACGCGATGCCTCATGGATGATCGCGCCCGACCTTCACACACAGGCAGGTGCGCCACCGCAGAATGTCCTCGATGCCTTTGGCCGCGTCGCGCGCGGGGAGCCAGTGGAAGTGTGGAAGCCGATCGACCGGCGTTAG
- a CDS encoding helix-turn-helix domain-containing protein: MLKVFSTRAGSRLERSRQWLAFTGADRVEIDDDREASIRGSDFGAVRLCQASLGRHRIGQSPRIDREAEEAALKFFFQEEGSARLRQHGREIEISPGQWCALRKDLPYEFEAPGHSRQLTITLPCETLAAPRPGFQWWGTPRSYRSGAVQVLHATASAAVMTGADLTRYESEAIGGQVVQLLELALRAGDSALPPDMKERRRAAALDFIERNLADPALGVPLIAHALGCSSRTLHKLFEGEANTVARIIWNRRLDRCRSELTDPAFATRSITEIAHYWGFSDSQHFSRAFKARFGRTPRECRALAVLH; the protein is encoded by the coding sequence ATGCTTAAGGTCTTTTCCACCAGGGCGGGCAGCCGCCTCGAACGTAGCCGGCAATGGCTGGCCTTCACCGGTGCGGACCGGGTGGAGATCGACGACGATCGAGAGGCTTCCATCCGGGGCAGCGATTTCGGAGCGGTGCGCCTGTGCCAGGCCTCTCTGGGCCGTCATCGCATCGGCCAGTCTCCCCGGATCGACCGGGAAGCGGAAGAGGCGGCGCTGAAATTCTTCTTTCAGGAAGAAGGCTCTGCCCGGTTGCGCCAGCACGGGCGGGAAATCGAGATAAGCCCGGGCCAGTGGTGCGCCCTGCGCAAGGATTTGCCTTACGAATTCGAAGCGCCCGGCCATTCACGCCAGCTGACAATTACCCTGCCTTGCGAGACGTTGGCGGCCCCGCGTCCGGGCTTCCAGTGGTGGGGCACGCCCCGTTCCTATCGCTCGGGCGCGGTGCAGGTGCTGCACGCTACGGCCTCGGCGGCAGTGATGACCGGGGCGGACCTCACCCGGTATGAGAGCGAGGCGATTGGCGGGCAGGTGGTGCAATTGCTGGAACTGGCTCTGAGGGCTGGCGACAGCGCCTTGCCGCCCGACATGAAGGAGCGGCGCCGGGCTGCGGCGCTGGATTTTATCGAGCGCAATCTGGCCGATCCTGCATTGGGAGTGCCGCTGATTGCGCATGCATTGGGCTGTTCCAGCCGGACCCTGCACAAATTGTTCGAGGGCGAGGCGAATACCGTCGCGCGGATTATCTGGAACCGCCGGCTGGACCGCTGTCGCAGCGAATTGACCGATCCGGCCTTCGCCACCCGCTCGATCACCGAAATCGCCCATTATTGGGGCTTCAGCGATTCCCAGCATTTCAGTCGCGCGTTCAAGGCCCGTTTCGGACGCACTCCCCGCGAGTGCCGGGCGCTGGCGGTGCTTCACTGA
- a CDS encoding GMC family oxidoreductase N-terminal domain-containing protein, producing MEQFDYIVVGAGSAGCVIANRLSEDPSCRVLLLEAGGSDRRMDVQIPLAVSKLWPNPDLTWGFFSEEEPELGGRRLPVARGRMLGGTSSLNGMMAIRGHRRDYDGWRDAGLPGWGWDDVLPYFRKLESHWRGDTPFHGGSGPLCVQPHPAPSPLMANAVEAARAMGFPITMDFNGERTDGFGMPDFTIRDGRRHSAADAYLRPALSRPNLEVRTHALATRVLFDGRRATGLAWLQDGEEKQAHAAREVILCGGAINSPQLLLLSGIGPAGDLAAMGIPALCDSPDVGANLMDHPGAGMEFDLAPSLAFEKQLRLDRLMLSGLRWLLRKDSPFGAPPLAISANVATGTDPNHVDLHILLIPLAMESRVWFPGVARPFGPRMGAMWSLNYPASRGWLKLATPDPRAHPRIRFNLLSAEEDRTEMVRGYRTLRSLLAQPALANVTGDIRRPENSPESDAEILEYVRATAATAYHPSGTCRMGGDERAVLDDQLRVKGVDGLRVVDASIFPRLPGGNTNLPVIMVAERAADFIKASR from the coding sequence ATGGAGCAGTTCGACTATATCGTCGTCGGGGCAGGCTCTGCCGGATGCGTGATCGCCAATCGCCTGAGTGAAGACCCGTCCTGCCGGGTGCTGCTGCTGGAGGCGGGCGGCAGCGACCGTCGGATGGATGTGCAAATCCCTCTGGCCGTCTCGAAGCTCTGGCCCAATCCAGACCTGACCTGGGGCTTCTTCTCCGAGGAGGAACCCGAACTGGGTGGACGACGTCTGCCCGTGGCACGCGGGCGGATGCTGGGCGGCACTTCCTCGCTCAACGGGATGATGGCCATTCGCGGCCACCGGCGCGACTACGATGGCTGGCGCGATGCGGGCCTGCCCGGCTGGGGCTGGGACGATGTGCTGCCTTACTTCCGCAAGCTGGAAAGCCACTGGCGCGGCGACACGCCGTTTCACGGCGGTAGCGGCCCACTATGCGTGCAGCCTCACCCGGCGCCCAGCCCGCTGATGGCCAATGCGGTGGAAGCCGCACGTGCGATGGGTTTTCCCATCACAATGGATTTCAACGGCGAGCGAACCGATGGTTTCGGCATGCCCGATTTCACCATCCGCGACGGGCGCCGCCACAGTGCCGCCGATGCCTATCTGCGCCCCGCCCTGTCCCGCCCCAATCTGGAAGTGCGTACCCATGCGCTGGCGACGCGGGTACTGTTCGACGGGAGGCGGGCAACCGGGCTGGCGTGGCTTCAGGATGGCGAGGAAAAGCAGGCCCATGCCGCCCGCGAAGTGATCCTGTGCGGCGGGGCGATCAATTCGCCGCAATTGCTGCTGCTTTCCGGCATCGGCCCGGCAGGCGATCTTGCCGCAATGGGCATTCCCGCTCTGTGCGACAGCCCAGATGTCGGCGCCAATCTGATGGACCATCCCGGCGCGGGAATGGAGTTCGACCTTGCCCCGTCCCTTGCCTTCGAGAAGCAGTTGCGGCTGGATCGGCTGATGCTGTCCGGCCTGCGCTGGCTGTTGCGCAAGGACAGCCCGTTCGGCGCGCCGCCGCTGGCAATCTCCGCCAATGTCGCGACCGGGACAGACCCGAATCACGTAGACCTGCATATCCTGCTGATCCCGCTGGCGATGGAATCGCGCGTATGGTTCCCCGGTGTCGCCCGGCCGTTCGGCCCGCGCATGGGGGCAATGTGGTCGCTCAACTATCCTGCCAGCCGGGGCTGGCTGAAACTGGCCACGCCCGATCCGCGCGCCCATCCGCGCATCCGATTCAATCTGCTCTCGGCCGAAGAAGACCGGACTGAGATGGTGCGCGGATATCGCACCTTGCGCAGCCTGCTGGCCCAGCCCGCATTGGCAAACGTGACCGGCGACATCAGGCGGCCCGAAAACTCTCCGGAAAGCGACGCGGAAATACTCGAATATGTTCGCGCAACTGCTGCCACTGCCTACCATCCGTCAGGCACCTGCCGCATGGGCGGTGATGAGCGTGCCGTTCTGGACGACCAGCTACGCGTGAAGGGCGTGGACGGCCTGCGCGTGGTGGATGCATCCATCTTCCCGCGCCTGCCCGGTGGGAACACCAACCTGCCAGTCATCATGGTAGCTGAGCGCGCCGCCGACTTCATCAAGGCGAGCCGATAG
- a CDS encoding PQQ-dependent dehydrogenase, methanol/ethanol family has product MRGIVALAVACLLTACGSSDADWPMHGRTDEAQRFSPLEQINRESVSRLGLAWFHDLETDRGQEATPIVVDGKIFLVSAYDVVQALDARDGSLLWSYDPQVREASARSCCGPVSRGVAVAGGKVFLGALDGRLIALDAQSGRPVWETQTIDPADPLAKNYTITGAPRVVKDMVLIGNGGAEFGARGSVGAYDMASGKLRWRFFTVPGKPGVADNAASDSAMEIARPTWNGEWWKYGGGGTVWDAIEYDPELNLVYIGTGNGSPWNHGMRSDGKGDNLFLSSIVALHADTGEYAWHFQETPADTWDYTATQNIVLADLEIDGKPRKVLMQAPKNGFFYVLDRQTGEFLSGKPFVKVNWASALDPKTGRPVELPDARYYRTGKAHFQFPSSGGGHNWPPTAFSPRTGLVYIPAQDVGMPFAPNDAERQIPGVYTSGVAMSGGGTMSEADREALYAGMKGYLIAWDPVKQQARWKVDQAAPFNGGVLATGGGLVFAGNTARQMAAYDDETGRKLWSFDAQTGILAPPITYTLGGTQYVAVMAGWGGGWPLTGGVMALQAGKSIGPNRLLVFALDGKAKLPPFLPPQVSRDPIVQAMPKDLVAVAKGDGLFGRFCLRCHGSGAVSAGAYPDLRLAPLVMDDAFYSILLDGALAQNGMPGFKGKLTRADAEAIRTYLAKRSYEDFGPVGVGK; this is encoded by the coding sequence GTGAGGGGGATCGTTGCCCTTGCGGTCGCGTGCCTGCTGACAGCCTGCGGCAGCAGCGATGCGGACTGGCCAATGCATGGCCGCACGGATGAAGCGCAGCGTTTTTCTCCGTTGGAGCAGATCAATCGGGAGAGCGTCTCCCGCCTGGGCCTTGCTTGGTTCCACGACCTTGAAACGGATCGTGGGCAGGAGGCGACTCCCATCGTGGTAGATGGGAAGATATTTCTCGTCAGTGCCTATGACGTCGTGCAGGCGCTCGACGCGCGCGATGGCTCCTTGTTGTGGAGTTACGATCCGCAAGTGCGGGAGGCTTCCGCCCGCTCCTGCTGCGGGCCTGTTTCGCGCGGAGTCGCGGTGGCGGGCGGGAAGGTGTTTCTCGGCGCACTGGATGGCAGGCTGATCGCGCTCGATGCGCAGAGCGGGAGGCCTGTGTGGGAAACCCAGACGATCGACCCAGCTGATCCGCTGGCGAAAAACTATACCATCACCGGAGCGCCACGGGTGGTGAAGGATATGGTGCTGATCGGCAATGGCGGCGCGGAATTTGGCGCGCGTGGATCGGTCGGGGCATATGACATGGCCAGCGGCAAGTTGCGGTGGCGGTTCTTCACCGTGCCGGGCAAGCCCGGCGTGGCCGACAATGCTGCATCCGACAGTGCGATGGAAATCGCCCGGCCGACATGGAATGGCGAGTGGTGGAAATATGGCGGTGGCGGCACGGTGTGGGACGCCATCGAATACGATCCTGAACTGAACCTCGTCTATATCGGCACGGGCAATGGCTCGCCGTGGAACCACGGCATGCGTTCCGACGGGAAGGGGGACAATCTCTTCCTCTCCTCCATCGTGGCCCTGCATGCCGATACGGGCGAATATGCCTGGCATTTTCAGGAAACTCCCGCCGACACATGGGATTACACTGCCACGCAGAACATCGTGCTGGCCGATCTGGAGATCGACGGGAAACCGCGCAAAGTGCTGATGCAGGCACCGAAGAACGGGTTCTTCTATGTGCTGGACCGGCAAACGGGGGAGTTCCTGTCCGGCAAGCCATTCGTGAAGGTGAACTGGGCCAGTGCGCTGGACCCGAAGACCGGGCGCCCGGTCGAACTGCCCGATGCGCGCTATTACCGCACAGGCAAGGCACACTTCCAGTTTCCCAGCTCCGGCGGCGGGCATAACTGGCCGCCCACGGCATTCAGCCCGCGAACCGGGCTGGTCTATATTCCCGCGCAGGACGTGGGCATGCCTTTCGCGCCCAACGATGCCGAACGACAGATTCCGGGTGTCTATACTTCCGGCGTAGCGATGAGCGGCGGCGGCACGATGAGCGAGGCGGACCGCGAGGCACTCTATGCCGGGATGAAGGGCTATCTGATCGCGTGGGACCCGGTGAAGCAACAGGCGCGCTGGAAGGTGGATCAGGCGGCGCCGTTCAATGGCGGTGTGCTGGCCACGGGCGGCGGGCTGGTCTTTGCTGGCAATACAGCACGACAGATGGCCGCCTATGACGACGAGACCGGCCGCAAGCTGTGGAGCTTCGATGCGCAGACCGGCATTCTCGCGCCGCCGATAACCTACACACTGGGCGGCACCCAATATGTCGCCGTGATGGCCGGGTGGGGCGGCGGATGGCCGCTGACGGGCGGCGTGATGGCGCTGCAAGCGGGCAAGTCCATCGGGCCGAACCGGCTGCTGGTGTTCGCTCTGGACGGCAAGGCCAAGCTGCCGCCCTTCCTGCCGCCGCAGGTTTCGCGCGATCCAATCGTGCAGGCCATGCCGAAGGACCTGGTGGCCGTTGCGAAAGGGGATGGGCTGTTCGGCCGCTTCTGCCTGCGCTGTCATGGCAGCGGTGCGGTGAGCGCGGGGGCCTATCCGGACCTGCGCCTTGCGCCCTTGGTGATGGACGATGCCTTCTATTCCATCCTGCTGGACGGCGCGCTGGCGCAGAACGGCATGCCCGGCTTCAAGGGCAAGCTGACCCGCGCTGACGCAGAAGCGATCCGGACCTATCTCGCAAAGCGGAGCTACGAGGATTTCGGGCCAGTGGGCGTAGGGAAGTAG
- a CDS encoding DUF3237 family protein, giving the protein MPQETAAPTPALVPAFTLDVEFGPVLNVGQLPIGGARSHWPVSGGRLHGEGLDARLAGGSETRFARADGITVVEASYYIEAEGACARAFGTGYLTTHGDFTGTRLTLLFEAEADSPLARLAGAAYVAERASGGTTLAIHRIA; this is encoded by the coding sequence ATGCCGCAGGAAACAGCAGCCCCCACGCCCGCACTTGTCCCGGCATTCACGCTCGATGTCGAATTCGGTCCCGTGCTGAATGTCGGGCAATTGCCCATCGGCGGTGCACGAAGCCATTGGCCGGTCAGCGGCGGAAGGCTGCATGGCGAAGGGCTGGATGCTCGCTTGGCCGGTGGCAGCGAGACCCGCTTCGCCCGCGCTGACGGTATCACCGTGGTGGAGGCGAGCTATTACATTGAGGCAGAGGGTGCCTGTGCCCGTGCATTCGGCACCGGATACCTCACAACGCATGGCGACTTCACAGGCACCCGCCTGACACTGCTGTTCGAGGCCGAGGCCGACAGCCCCCTAGCCCGCCTTGCCGGGGCGGCCTATGTCGCCGAACGCGCTTCCGGCGGCACCACCCTCGCCATTCACAGGATCGCCTAA
- a CDS encoding aldehyde dehydrogenase family protein: protein MSQPGLPVLPPARHHIGGIWAQPSGGETIAVEDPSTGQIVGDVAAGSAADIDAAVSAAHHAMYGAGRARWAPAQRQAALLALADAVEARAEEFARLESLDAGKPIFNARIVDVPGAIAALRYFAGWATKLTGETMELSTPGNWHGHARREPVGVVGQIVPWNYPLMGAACKIGPALAAGCAVVLKPAEQTSLSTLRLAELASECGIPAGYFNVVTGLGAEAGAALVEHPDVAKISFTGSTLTGRRIAESCGRQIKRCTVELGGKSPVIVLPDADLESAARGIATSIFFNTGQTCSAGSRLLVHASVVADLVERIAAIGASMTIGASGDADTRLGPLISAAQHSRVSGFVESAQAQGAHLAAGGALSGKGHFFRPTILTDVTAQMAAVEEEIFGPVLCVAPFETSDLDEIAALANDSAYGLAAYVWTRDITDALGLIDRLRAGTVRINSGGGNDFSMPVGGVKQSGFGRENGRAGVEAYTELKSVTMAY, encoded by the coding sequence ATGAGCCAACCCGGCCTGCCCGTTCTGCCGCCTGCCCGCCACCACATAGGGGGCATCTGGGCGCAGCCCTCGGGTGGTGAAACAATCGCGGTGGAGGACCCTTCCACCGGGCAGATTGTGGGCGATGTGGCGGCGGGCAGCGCGGCGGATATTGATGCCGCCGTTTCAGCCGCTCATCACGCAATGTACGGGGCCGGCCGGGCCCGCTGGGCACCCGCCCAGCGACAGGCTGCGCTGCTTGCTCTGGCCGATGCCGTGGAGGCCCGGGCAGAGGAATTCGCCCGGCTGGAATCGCTCGATGCGGGCAAGCCGATCTTCAACGCCCGGATCGTCGATGTTCCCGGCGCGATTGCGGCCCTGCGCTATTTCGCTGGCTGGGCCACCAAGCTGACCGGCGAGACGATGGAGCTTTCCACGCCCGGCAACTGGCACGGCCATGCCCGGCGGGAACCGGTGGGCGTGGTGGGGCAGATCGTGCCCTGGAACTATCCGCTGATGGGTGCTGCCTGCAAGATCGGCCCAGCCCTCGCCGCCGGATGCGCTGTAGTGCTGAAACCTGCTGAGCAGACTTCCCTGTCCACCTTGCGTCTGGCCGAGTTGGCCAGCGAATGCGGCATTCCTGCCGGCTATTTCAACGTGGTGACCGGGCTTGGAGCAGAGGCTGGTGCGGCGCTGGTCGAACATCCCGATGTCGCCAAGATTTCCTTCACCGGCTCCACCCTCACTGGCCGCCGGATCGCGGAAAGCTGCGGGCGGCAGATCAAGCGCTGCACGGTGGAACTGGGCGGCAAATCGCCTGTGATCGTTCTGCCCGATGCCGATCTTGAGAGTGCCGCGCGCGGGATCGCCACCAGCATCTTCTTCAATACCGGCCAGACCTGCTCCGCGGGATCGCGCCTGCTCGTCCACGCCAGTGTGGTTGCCGATCTGGTGGAGAGGATCGCGGCAATCGGCGCCAGCATGACAATCGGCGCGTCCGGCGATGCCGATACCCGCCTCGGCCCGCTGATTTCAGCCGCTCAGCACAGCCGCGTATCCGGCTTTGTGGAAAGCGCGCAGGCGCAAGGCGCCCATCTGGCGGCGGGCGGCGCTCTGAGTGGCAAGGGCCATTTCTTCCGCCCCACCATCCTGACCGACGTCACCGCCCAAATGGCCGCAGTGGAGGAGGAAATCTTCGGCCCGGTTCTGTGCGTCGCGCCGTTCGAGACGAGTGACCTCGACGAGATCGCTGCTCTCGCCAATGACAGTGCCTATGGCCTTGCCGCCTATGTCTGGACCCGCGACATTACCGATGCGCTCGGCCTGATCGACCGGCTGCGGGCAGGCACGGTGCGGATCAACTCCGGCGGCGGGAATGACTTTTCCATGCCCGTAGGCGGCGTGAAGCAATCGGGCTTCGGGCGCGAGAACGGCCGCGCCGGGGTGGAAGCCTATACGGAGCTGAAATCCGTGACGATGGCTTACTGA